The Anopheles merus strain MAF unplaced genomic scaffold, AmerM5.1 LNR4000220, whole genome shotgun sequence DNA segment ACGGTGGACGCCATCAAGGGCTTCCCGATGGTGAACATCATCTCGGTGGCGGACAGTGCGCGGGGCGAAAAGTCCACCGGCACGCTGTACTTCTACCTGACCATGCTCGACTACACCGCCAGGATCTGGACCGGGACAACCGGCTGACGGTGATGCTGACGCTCGACCAGGACCTCTACTGCACGCGCAACGGTATCGATCCGATGGAACCGACCTGCGCCCGCATCATGGTCTCGGGCCGGGCGGACAAAATTGAGAACGGTACCGCCGAGTATGCGTTCGGCTCCAGGGCCATGTTTAGCCGCCATCCGGCAGCGCAGAAGTGGATCCAAAGTAAGTTTTGAAGTGGGCAGTTCTCCTTCAATGGGGAGGGAAATCTAATCGCATTTCGCGAAGAGACACTAACGCCCACTCCTTatcagttgtgtgtgtgtatgtgtgtgtgtggcacctCCACCTTGTCTAAACACTTGCTTTACTTCTCCTTTCACGCGCCGGGTTTCTCCAGCCGATGGGCATAACTTTTTCCTCTGCAAGCTGAACATCACGCAAATCGCGGTACTTGACTTTTACGGCGGTCCGCACTACGTTACCATGGCCGATTACCTGGCAGCGGATCCTGATAAGCGCAGCAAAGccgctagcagcagcagcagcagcaacaccagcggGCGCCAAATTCCGCCCCGTTTTCAACGACCGAGGGCACGACGGCGATGCCATAGGGAACTGCTGATACGGAAGGATGATGCACTTGACATGGCGTTGCGAAAGGTGTTTTTGAAACCCGGGGAGAAAAGTGATAACGATAGCGAAAGAGAAATTAATCGCCTATGTGGTGCACGGTAAAGAAGAGCCTTAACGTAATCAGCATGGAAGAGGGTATGGAAGAATGCAttcaacaaaatcaaaaaaaaaactgcaccacTCGCCGGACGGGGGATTTCGAATGATAATACGATTACCCCATGGGAGGGGAAAGCACAACCGCATTGCA contains these protein-coding regions:
- the LOC121601906 gene encoding LOW QUALITY PROTEIN: protein CREG1-like (The sequence of the model RefSeq protein was modified relative to this genomic sequence to represent the inferred CDS: inserted 1 base in 1 codon) — its product is MFEDDSDGPPPHTEYAKMARYLVHKAEWVSMGSLSTVDAIKGFPMVNIISVADSARGEKSTGTLYFYLTMLDYTAXDLDRDNRLTVMLTLDQDLYCTRNGIDPMEPTCARIMVSGRADKIENGTAEYAFGSRAMFSRHPAAQKWIQTDGHNFFLCKLNITQIAVLDFYGGPHYVTMADYLAADPDKRSKAASSSSSSNTSGRQIPPRFQRPRARRRCHRELLIRKDDALDMALRKVFLKPGEKSDNDSEREINRLCGAR